Proteins from one Ascaphus truei isolate aAscTru1 unplaced genomic scaffold, aAscTru1.hap1 HAP1_SCAFFOLD_3048, whole genome shotgun sequence genomic window:
- the LOC142483173 gene encoding arf-GAP with coiled-coil, ANK repeat and PH domain-containing protein 1-like — translation MLQAESERVLQLWVSAVQRSITTAYSDTKRESGSIRLSRSPTEAPAQQRGGECAQDAVLRVPGNAACCDCRGAEPEWASINLGVTLCIECSGIHRSLGVHFSKVRSLTLDSWEPELIKLMRELGNNTINGIYEARTEEMNIKKPTSCSSRSEKEIWIRAKYVEKKFITKLPQTALRSVRHHGNQPSRPISSPEERPISSLETEPENNRPMSSPDTQPGPSRPINRPGTLPAINRPISRPGTKPENIQPISRPGTQPENNQPISRPGTQPENNQPISRPGTQPENIQPISRPGTQPENNQPISRPGTQPENNQPISRPGTQPENNQPISRLRKLPKPMLRPKPGTAPPTPGAGPDVRSLHPGALLYRAAEHHYLPTMADALAHGADVNWVRSDEDGRTPLIRAVLSDSLVACEFLLQNGASVNQADKDGRGPLHHATLRGYTG, via the exons CGCTTGTCTCGCTCCCCCACAGAGGCCCCCGCCCagcagagagggggtgagtgcgcacaGGATGCGGTGCTGCGCGTCCCGGGGAACGCCGCGTGCTGTGACTGCCGGGGGGCTGAGCCCGAGTGGGCGAGTATCAACCTGGGAGTGACGCTATGCATCGAATGCAGCGGGATACACAG GAGTCTGGGGGTTCACTTCTCCAAGGTACGGTCACTGACGCTGGACTCCTGGGAACCGGAGCTCATTAag CTGATGCGTGAGCTCGGGAATAACACGATTAACGGGATCTACGAGGCCCGGACAGAGGAGATGAATATAAAGAAACCCACATCCTGCAGTTCACG CAGTGAGAAGGAGATTTGGATTCGAGCCAAATACGTGGAGAAGAAATTTATCACCAAACTCCCCCAGACTGCTCTGCGCAGCGTCCGTCACCACGGTAACCAGCCCAGCCGGCCAATCAGCAGCCCTGAGGAGCGGCCAATCAGCAGCCTGGAGACAGAGCCAGAAAACAACCGGCCAATGAGCAGCCCTGACACACAGCCGGGACCCAGCCGGCCAATCAACAGACCTGGGACACTGCCAGCGATCAACCGGCCAATCAGCAGGCCAGGGACAAAGCCAGAGAACATCCAGCCAATCAGCAGGCCCGGGACACAGCCAGAGAACAACCAGCCAATCAGCAGGCCCGGGACACAGCCAGAGAACAACCAACCAATCAGCAGGCCCGGGACACAGCCAGAGAACATCCAGCCAATCAGCAGGCCCGGGACACAGCCAGAGAACAACCAGCCAATCAGCAGGCCCGGGACACAGCCAGAGAACAACCAGCCAATCAGCAGGCCCGGGACACAGCCAGAGAACAACCAGCCAATCAGCAGACTGCGGAAACTGCCCAAACCAATGCTGAGACCCAAACCCGGGACAGCCCCCCCCACACCGG GGGCGGGGCCTGACGTGCGGAGCTTGCACCCTGGCGCCCTGCTGTATCGCGCAGCGGAACATCACTACCTCCCCACGATGGCCGACGCCCTCGCCCACGGAGCAGACGTCAACTGGGTGCGGAGCGACGAGGACGGGCGAACCCCCCTGATCCGGGCCGTGCTGTCT GATTCTCTCGTCGCCTGCGAGTTTCTGCTGCAGAACGGGGCGAGTGTCAACCAGGCGGATAAAGACGGGCGAGGACCACTGCACCATGCCACCCTGCGGGGGTACACAGGGTAA